A window of the Lolium perenne isolate Kyuss_39 chromosome 7, Kyuss_2.0, whole genome shotgun sequence genome harbors these coding sequences:
- the LOC127314256 gene encoding MADS-box transcription factor 26: MARGKVQLRRIENPVHRQVTFCKRRAGLLKKARELSVLCDADIGIIVFSSHGKLYDLATTGTMDGLIERYKSVSGEGMSTDGSGEQRMDPKQEAMVLKQEIDLLQKGLRYIYGNRANEHMSVEELNALERYLEIWMFNIRSAKMQIMIQEIQALKSKEGMLKAANEILQEKIVEQHGLMDIGMTIADQQNGHFSTFPLIEEITNPLTILSGYSTCRSSEMGYSF; encoded by the exons ATGGCGAGAGGCAAGGTCCAGCTCCGTCGCATCGAGAACCCCGTCCACCGCCAGGTCACCTTCTGCAAGCGCCGCGCCGGCCTGCTCAAGAAGGCCAGGGAGCTCTCCGTCCTCTGCGACGCCGACATCGGCATCATCGTCTTCTCCTCCCATGGCAAGCTCTACGACCTCGCCACCACCGG AACCATGGATGGGCTGATCGAGAGGTACAAGAGTGTCAGTGGAGAGGGAATGAGCACCGACGGCAGCGGCGAACAGAGAATG GACCCAAAGCAAGAGGCAATGGTGCTGAAGCAAGAAATAGATCTTCTGCAGAAGGGACTGAG GTACATTTACGGAAACAGGGCAAATGAGCACATGAGTGTTGAAGAGCTGAATGCCCTGGAAAGGTACTTGGAGATATGGATGTTCAACATCCGCTCCGCAAAG ATGCAGATAATGATTCAAGAGATCCAAGCACTGAAGAGCAAG GAAGGCATGTTGAAGGCAGCTAACGAAATTCTCCAGGAAAAG ATAGTAGAACAGCATGGACTGATGGACATAGGCATGACTATAGCAGATCAGCAGAATGGGCATTTTAGTACATTCCCACTGATAGAAGAGATCACTAACCCACTGACTATACTGAGTGGCTATTCTACTTGTAGGAGCTCAGAGATGGGCTATTCCTTCTGA
- the LOC127314255 gene encoding uncharacterized protein codes for MARKRKELLSSAPWRTGEAEEDDEAARMSREGKVSVTSNPGETATMNVPRSKRPDLDLAVDDFEEDDIDPELRYSFQRNSRFLKRVFTVDTLVKPLPPVMAYSVSRNVNFFFKIFTQFWDEEGIANAQRSLGLGSEDGSRRVR; via the exons AtggcgaggaagaggaaggagctGCTGTCCTCGGCGCCATGGCGCACgggggaggcggaggaggacgacgaggcggcCAGGATGAGCCGCGAGGGCAAGGTCAGCGTCACCAGCAACCCCGGGGAGACGGCCACCATGAACGTGCCGCGCAGCAAGCGCCCCGACCTcgacctcgccgtcgacgacttcgaggaggacgacatcgaccccgAGCTGCGATACTCCTTCCAGCGAAACAGCAGG TTTCTGAAGAGAGTTTTCACTGTGGACACACttgtcaagcctcttcctcctgtgATGGCATACAGTGTCTCCCGGAATGTAaactttttcttcaagatcttcaCACAGTTCTGGG ACGAAGAGGGAATTGCTAATGCACAGAGATCCCTTGGACTGGGGAGTGAGGATGGTTCCCGACGGGTTCGCTGA